A genomic region of Porticoccaceae bacterium LTM1 contains the following coding sequences:
- a CDS encoding gamma-glutamylcyclotransferase family protein — MNPKKLDVFFYGLFMDEQVLRQAGVEPSNCRRAYVDDYALRIGQRAALVPVKDARAYGMLISLTQSELNHLYSAPGLGDYCPEKVVAHLSEHEVSPAICYMLAQPFDLSARDPEYVERLKRILNNLKFPSEYVESVK, encoded by the coding sequence ATGAACCCTAAAAAGTTAGATGTTTTTTTCTACGGCTTGTTTATGGATGAGCAGGTTCTACGCCAAGCTGGAGTTGAGCCGTCAAACTGCCGTCGCGCATATGTAGACGATTACGCGTTAAGGATTGGCCAGCGCGCGGCATTGGTTCCAGTTAAAGATGCCCGTGCATACGGTATGCTGATCTCTTTGACTCAGTCGGAGCTTAATCATCTCTATAGCGCGCCAGGCCTTGGGGATTACTGTCCAGAAAAAGTGGTGGCTCACCTGTCCGAGCACGAAGTATCCCCTGCAATATGCTATATGCTTGCTCAGCCCTTTGATTTGAGCGCGCGGGACCCAGAATATGTAGAGCGTCTTAAGCGAATTCTAAATAACCTGAAATTTCCATCTGAGTATGTTGAATCTGTTAAATGA
- a CDS encoding dimethyl sulfoxide reductase anchor subunit — protein sequence MHPAFSVIFFTTMSGAGYGLLALLGLGGYFQMLPADNALFGGVAIGLALVLVTAGLLSSTFHLGHPERAWRAMSQWRTSWLSREGLCAVLTYLPALAMAWGWVMEKELSGYFGVMGLITAALSLLTIFTTSMIYASLKPIQAWHNGWVPAAYVVLGLMTGLVLLTALMAWFGVWTDSIVLAALFAVVLAAMVKLFYWQSIFNQEPKSTIESATGLGQYGKVSQVQSPHSHENYLLKEMGFQIGRKHARKLRRIAIINAFVLPLLLLLVALVDADFRTLAVSLAVLTMALGVITERWLFFAEAKHTVALYYGR from the coding sequence ATGCATCCCGCATTTTCAGTAATTTTTTTCACCACCATGTCTGGTGCAGGTTACGGTCTGTTGGCCTTGCTCGGACTGGGTGGCTACTTTCAAATGTTGCCAGCCGATAATGCCCTGTTTGGGGGAGTAGCTATTGGCCTGGCATTGGTACTGGTTACTGCCGGCTTATTATCATCAACCTTTCACCTCGGTCATCCCGAACGCGCATGGAGAGCAATGAGCCAATGGCGCACATCCTGGCTGAGCCGCGAAGGCCTGTGTGCGGTATTAACCTACTTGCCAGCGCTGGCGATGGCTTGGGGGTGGGTAATGGAAAAAGAGTTGAGCGGCTACTTTGGCGTTATGGGGTTAATCACCGCCGCCTTGAGTTTGCTGACCATATTTACCACCTCAATGATTTACGCCTCACTAAAACCGATTCAAGCCTGGCACAACGGCTGGGTACCAGCAGCTTATGTGGTGCTCGGTTTAATGACAGGCCTGGTATTACTCACCGCATTGATGGCCTGGTTTGGTGTGTGGACAGACTCAATTGTTCTCGCCGCGTTGTTTGCCGTGGTGCTGGCGGCCATGGTGAAACTGTTTTATTGGCAGAGCATTTTTAATCAAGAGCCAAAAAGTACCATAGAGTCTGCTACCGGCCTTGGCCAATACGGAAAGGTTTCACAAGTGCAGTCTCCTCACAGCCACGAGAACTACCTGCTCAAGGAAATGGGTTTTCAAATCGGCCGCAAGCATGCCCGCAAATTGCGCCGCATCGCCATCATCAATGCGTTTGTATTGCCCTTGTTACTACTTTTGGTTGCCTTGGTAGATGCAGATTTTCGAACACTGGCCGTTAGCCTCGCTGTACTAACTATGGCTCTAGGCGTAATTACGGAGCGTTGGCTGTTTTTTGCCGAGGCCAAGCATACGGTAGCTTTGTATTACGGGAGGTAG
- a CDS encoding 4Fe-4S dicluster domain-containing protein, with amino-acid sequence MTALPKKTDKKLGLVIDLDTCVGCQACATSCKEWNTGGHPAPLTDINPYGAEPTGVWFNRIHSYEVDVKDAHTADYSRTVNFPKSCLHCDNAPCVTVCPTGASYKREEDGIVLVNGDICIGCKLCSWACPYGAREFDEDSGVMKKCTLCVDKIYNDNLPEYSRKPACVAACPTGARHFGDLGDPNSSVSRLVAEREGFDLMPEQGTQPVNKYLPPRTMTDPFPDPVLLEPTVQDSQSAVLKWIDKILSK; translated from the coding sequence ATGACCGCGCTACCCAAAAAAACCGATAAAAAACTCGGTCTGGTAATCGACCTGGATACCTGTGTTGGCTGTCAGGCTTGTGCAACCAGTTGCAAAGAGTGGAATACCGGTGGACACCCCGCGCCACTCACCGACATTAACCCCTATGGTGCCGAGCCAACCGGTGTCTGGTTTAACCGTATCCATAGTTACGAAGTGGATGTAAAAGACGCCCACACCGCTGACTACAGTCGCACCGTTAACTTTCCAAAATCCTGTTTGCACTGCGACAACGCACCCTGCGTAACCGTTTGCCCGACAGGTGCTTCTTACAAGCGTGAGGAAGACGGTATTGTTCTGGTTAATGGTGATATTTGTATCGGCTGCAAACTGTGCTCATGGGCTTGCCCATACGGTGCGCGGGAATTCGATGAAGACAGTGGCGTTATGAAAAAATGCACTCTCTGCGTCGATAAAATCTACAACGACAACCTGCCGGAATACAGCCGAAAACCCGCCTGCGTAGCAGCTTGCCCAACAGGGGCCAGGCATTTTGGCGACCTCGGTGATCCGAATTCCAGCGTCTCCAGGCTGGTGGCAGAGCGGGAAGGTTTTGATTTGATGCCGGAGCAAGGCACTCAACCGGTAAACAAATACCTGCCCCCACGCACTATGACTGATCCCTTTCCGGACCCGGTGCTGTTGGAACCGACGGTGCAAGATAGTCAAAGTGCCGTGTTGAAGTGGATTGATAAGATTTTGTCCAAATAA
- a CDS encoding molybdopterin oxidoreductase family protein: protein MSLNPFATVTEQVDTAPVVADEVKTSTCYMCACRCGIRVYLKDGSIRYIEGNPDHPVNQGVLCGKGSAGIMQHYSPARLTKPLLRIGERGEGKFKEIEWDEAMEIATGWLGNIRNCDPRKLAFFTGRDQSQSLTGWWAKQFGTMNYAAHGGFCSVNMAAAGLYTIGGSFWEFGEPDWEHTKYFMMFGVAEDHDSNPIKIGLGKLKARKDTKFVSINPVRTGYSAIADEWIGLRPGTDGLFVSAIIQELLKAEKVDWDYLVRYTNASWLVIRDEGAADHGLFARDEEGQTLCFDKETNALQASASVDISPAMVGEYSLPDGRKAVPAFQLMVERFFDPQYSADAVAKEVGIKAEDIKRIAAEIADVAFNQQIEIDVPWVDWAGRKHEKMIGRPVSMHAMRGISAHSNGFHTCRAIHLLQMILGSVDVPGGFRYKAPFPKHAPPGAKPAGFNNGEPLAGMPLGFPLEPADLLVDDDGNPTRLDKAYSWEYPLAAHGMMHMSIHNAWAGDPYPVDTLFMYMANMAWNSSMNTPATMKYLTDKDENGDYKIPHIIYSDAYYSETVAYGDLILPDTTYLERWDCISLLDRPIGDADGASDSIRQPVVEPDRDVRPFQDVLIDLGSRLGLPGFVEGDGTAKYSSYANYIANHLRTANTGPLAGWRGKDGESHCTGDANPDQLQRYIDNGCFWRHEFTPDQRYFKFANKSYLEFARDSAWIGSTAPIVMQLYSEPLQRFRLAAQGHGEHQPPEYLRERLNDYFDPLPFWYEPFESEMVDTDEYPIHALTQRPMHMYHSWGSQNAWLRQLTSYNYLYLHRDLAAKYGVADEDWMWVISPHGKVKAPVKIMSGVNPNTVWTWNAIGKRKGAWGLDENAPEANKGFLLNHVISELLPPKKDGRRYSNSDPVTGQAAWFDLRVKLVRCEDNEPKHTEPLFEKLPEENIAFDRPQVLRFGEQFSSGVIPAKAGIHSDSSPMDSRLRGSDDEQEAEK, encoded by the coding sequence ATGTCGCTGAATCCATTCGCGACGGTTACCGAGCAGGTGGATACCGCCCCGGTAGTAGCTGATGAGGTAAAAACGTCCACCTGTTACATGTGCGCCTGTCGCTGCGGTATTCGTGTGTACCTCAAAGATGGCTCAATTCGCTATATTGAGGGCAACCCGGACCACCCGGTAAACCAAGGGGTGCTCTGCGGAAAAGGTTCTGCAGGTATCATGCAGCACTATTCCCCGGCTCGGCTTACCAAGCCATTGCTGCGTATTGGTGAGCGCGGCGAAGGCAAGTTCAAGGAAATCGAGTGGGACGAGGCGATGGAGATCGCTACCGGGTGGCTCGGGAATATTCGAAACTGCGACCCTCGCAAACTCGCTTTCTTCACTGGTCGCGACCAAAGCCAGTCGCTGACTGGCTGGTGGGCCAAGCAATTTGGCACCATGAACTACGCTGCTCACGGCGGCTTCTGTTCCGTCAATATGGCTGCAGCGGGTCTATATACTATCGGCGGATCGTTCTGGGAGTTTGGTGAGCCGGACTGGGAGCACACCAAGTACTTTATGATGTTCGGTGTTGCCGAAGATCATGACTCCAACCCCATCAAAATTGGTCTCGGCAAACTCAAGGCCCGCAAAGATACCAAATTCGTTTCCATCAACCCTGTCCGTACCGGATATTCCGCCATTGCTGATGAGTGGATTGGGCTGCGTCCCGGTACTGATGGGTTGTTTGTTTCCGCCATCATTCAGGAGCTGCTTAAGGCTGAGAAGGTGGACTGGGATTATTTGGTGCGTTACACCAATGCTTCATGGTTAGTGATTCGGGACGAAGGGGCAGCTGATCACGGTCTGTTTGCTCGCGATGAAGAAGGCCAGACACTCTGCTTTGATAAAGAGACCAATGCATTACAGGCATCAGCCAGTGTCGATATTTCCCCAGCCATGGTTGGTGAATACTCACTGCCGGATGGTCGTAAAGCGGTGCCAGCTTTCCAGCTGATGGTGGAACGCTTTTTTGATCCACAATACTCTGCAGATGCGGTTGCCAAAGAAGTGGGCATCAAGGCGGAAGACATCAAGCGCATAGCTGCCGAGATAGCAGATGTTGCCTTTAATCAGCAGATTGAGATCGATGTGCCCTGGGTGGACTGGGCAGGTCGCAAGCACGAAAAAATGATCGGCAGACCGGTGTCCATGCACGCAATGCGCGGCATATCGGCTCATTCCAACGGTTTTCACACCTGTCGGGCAATCCACCTGCTGCAAATGATTCTTGGAAGTGTCGATGTGCCCGGCGGTTTCCGCTACAAGGCTCCGTTCCCCAAGCACGCCCCCCCTGGCGCCAAACCCGCAGGATTTAACAACGGCGAACCGTTGGCAGGTATGCCGCTGGGCTTCCCTCTGGAACCGGCAGATCTGCTGGTAGATGATGACGGCAATCCGACCCGGCTCGACAAAGCCTACAGCTGGGAATACCCTCTTGCTGCCCACGGCATGATGCACATGAGTATTCACAATGCCTGGGCGGGTGACCCCTATCCAGTGGATACGCTGTTTATGTATATGGCCAACATGGCCTGGAACTCGTCCATGAACACGCCGGCCACCATGAAATACCTCACCGACAAAGATGAAAATGGTGACTACAAGATTCCCCATATCATCTATTCAGATGCCTACTACTCGGAGACTGTGGCCTACGGCGACCTGATTCTGCCGGACACCACCTATCTGGAGCGTTGGGACTGTATCTCATTGCTGGATCGACCTATTGGTGATGCCGATGGGGCTTCCGATTCTATTCGCCAGCCCGTGGTGGAGCCGGATCGCGATGTTCGTCCGTTCCAGGATGTGCTCATCGATCTCGGTTCACGGCTTGGCTTGCCTGGATTTGTTGAAGGAGATGGAACCGCCAAATACAGTAGTTACGCCAATTACATTGCCAACCATTTGCGCACCGCCAATACCGGCCCACTGGCTGGATGGCGCGGAAAAGATGGCGAAAGCCACTGTACCGGTGATGCCAATCCTGACCAGCTGCAGCGTTATATCGATAACGGCTGTTTCTGGCGTCACGAATTTACCCCGGATCAGCGCTACTTCAAATTTGCTAACAAAAGTTATCTGGAGTTTGCGCGCGACAGTGCCTGGATCGGTTCCACGGCTCCCATTGTGATGCAACTCTACAGCGAGCCTCTGCAGCGCTTCCGCCTGGCGGCGCAGGGGCATGGTGAACACCAGCCGCCAGAATATTTGCGCGAGCGGCTTAATGACTACTTCGACCCGCTGCCGTTCTGGTACGAACCTTTTGAAAGCGAAATGGTGGATACCGACGAGTATCCCATTCATGCGCTCACACAACGCCCCATGCATATGTACCACTCATGGGGTTCGCAAAATGCCTGGCTGCGACAGCTCACCAGCTACAACTATCTTTATCTGCATCGAGATCTCGCCGCTAAATATGGTGTCGCTGACGAGGACTGGATGTGGGTGATAAGCCCGCACGGCAAGGTAAAAGCACCGGTAAAAATAATGTCCGGCGTCAATCCGAATACCGTCTGGACCTGGAATGCCATCGGTAAACGTAAAGGTGCCTGGGGGCTTGATGAAAATGCACCAGAAGCAAACAAGGGCTTTTTGCTCAACCATGTGATTTCCGAACTGCTGCCCCCGAAAAAAGATGGCCGCCGCTACTCCAACTCCGATCCGGTCACCGGTCAAGCTGCCTGGTTTGATCTGCGGGTAAAACTGGTGCGTTGCGAAGATAACGAGCCGAAGCACACTGAGCCGCTGTTTGAAAAATTACCGGAAGAGAATATCGCTTTTGATCGCCCACAGGTGTTGCGTTTTGGTGAGCAGTTCAGCTCAGGCGTCATTCCCGCGAAGGCTGGAATCCATTCTGATTCAAGCCCCATGGACTCCCGCCTGCGCGGGAGTGACGATGAGCAGGAGGCCGAAAAATGA
- the rep gene encoding DNA helicase Rep: MSQLNPQQHKAVHYIDGPLLVLAGAGSGKTSVITRKIAYLIEQCGYNARHIAAVTFTNKAAREMKERVGKLVKGKASHRLTVSTFHNLGLNIIRQEIKTLGFKSGFSIFDQDDAKSLLKELMMRESELDADHVDLVQNQISSWKNDLMSPAQAMSKAQSPGEQTLAMLYERYTSALRAYNSVDFDDLILIPVQLFRDYSEILAKWQRKIRYLLVDEYQDTNSAQYELVKYLVGQRGGLTVVGDDDQSIYAWRGAKPENLVKLGEDYPSLNLIKLEQNYRSTARILKAANTLIANNPHVYEKTLWSELGYGEPLRLVRTRNEEDECERVAHDIHAQRLSRKCQFKDFAILYRGNFQARLLELKLQANGIPYHLSGGTSFFSRAEIKDIMAYLRLLINTDDDNAFLRIINTPRRQIGASTLEKLGEYANELHISMYDAIADAGIEGRVPAQSLTRLRRFHEWLRNVQRHAAGNDPVAAIKEMIEDVDYEGWLHHNASSAKVAENRYKNVLFLVDQLANTIGRLDEQAENPLESAITKLILRDMMERQEEEDADDKVQLMTMHASKGLEFPHCYVIGMEEDLLPHRTSIDEDNIDEERRLAYVAITRARQTLTMTLAAKRKQYGEIIETTQSRFLDELPQDDIEREGFGEHNPEANREKGNRSLDALKELFG, encoded by the coding sequence GTGTCGCAACTCAACCCCCAACAGCACAAAGCCGTCCATTACATTGATGGGCCCCTGCTGGTTTTGGCGGGTGCGGGATCAGGCAAAACCAGTGTAATTACCCGCAAGATTGCTTACCTGATCGAACAGTGCGGTTACAACGCGCGTCATATTGCTGCAGTTACCTTTACCAACAAGGCCGCTCGAGAAATGAAGGAGCGAGTCGGCAAGCTGGTGAAAGGCAAGGCCAGTCATCGCCTTACGGTATCTACGTTCCACAATCTGGGCCTTAATATCATTCGTCAAGAGATCAAAACGCTCGGTTTTAAAAGCGGCTTTTCGATCTTTGACCAGGACGATGCCAAGTCACTGTTGAAAGAGCTGATGATGCGCGAGTCGGAGCTGGATGCCGACCACGTTGACCTGGTTCAAAACCAGATCTCCAGCTGGAAGAACGACCTGATGTCGCCTGCCCAGGCAATGTCCAAGGCACAAAGCCCCGGTGAACAAACCCTGGCGATGCTTTACGAGCGCTACACCAGCGCCCTGCGTGCATACAACTCGGTGGACTTCGACGACCTTATCCTTATTCCTGTGCAACTGTTTCGCGATTACTCCGAGATACTTGCCAAGTGGCAACGCAAGATTCGCTACCTGCTGGTGGACGAATATCAGGACACCAACTCAGCCCAGTACGAGCTGGTGAAATACCTGGTAGGACAGCGCGGTGGCCTGACGGTGGTTGGCGACGATGACCAGTCCATCTACGCCTGGCGCGGTGCAAAACCGGAAAACCTGGTCAAGTTGGGCGAGGACTACCCTTCCCTGAATCTGATCAAGCTGGAGCAGAATTACCGCTCCACCGCACGCATCCTGAAAGCCGCTAACACCCTGATCGCCAATAACCCCCACGTCTACGAAAAGACTCTGTGGAGTGAGCTTGGATACGGAGAGCCACTACGGTTAGTGCGTACCCGGAATGAAGAGGACGAGTGCGAGCGGGTTGCCCACGACATTCACGCCCAGCGACTGTCTCGCAAGTGCCAGTTCAAGGACTTTGCCATTTTGTATCGTGGCAACTTCCAGGCGCGCCTATTGGAATTGAAGCTACAAGCCAATGGTATTCCTTACCATCTAAGTGGTGGTACTTCATTTTTCTCACGTGCCGAGATCAAGGACATCATGGCCTACCTGCGGCTATTGATTAACACCGACGACGACAACGCTTTTTTGCGGATCATCAATACTCCGCGCCGCCAGATTGGCGCCTCCACACTGGAGAAGCTCGGCGAGTACGCTAATGAGCTACATATCTCCATGTACGACGCCATTGCTGACGCGGGCATTGAAGGACGAGTACCAGCACAATCATTAACCCGACTGCGCCGCTTCCATGAATGGCTGCGGAACGTGCAGCGTCATGCCGCCGGTAATGACCCCGTTGCAGCTATCAAGGAGATGATCGAGGACGTCGACTATGAAGGCTGGCTACACCACAACGCCAGCTCGGCAAAAGTGGCGGAAAATCGCTACAAGAATGTGCTGTTTTTGGTGGATCAACTGGCCAACACCATCGGGCGCCTGGATGAGCAGGCTGAAAACCCATTGGAAAGTGCCATCACCAAGTTGATTCTGCGGGATATGATGGAGCGTCAGGAAGAGGAAGATGCCGACGACAAAGTGCAGCTGATGACAATGCACGCTTCCAAAGGCCTGGAGTTCCCTCATTGCTACGTGATTGGTATGGAAGAGGACCTGCTCCCACACCGCACCAGTATCGACGAAGACAATATCGACGAAGAGCGCCGCCTTGCCTATGTAGCCATCACTCGAGCCCGCCAGACTCTCACCATGACTCTGGCGGCAAAACGCAAGCAGTATGGCGAAATCATTGAAACCACCCAGAGCCGATTTCTGGATGAGCTGCCGCAGGACGATATAGAGCGAGAGGGTTTTGGCGAACACAACCCCGAAGCTAACAGGGAGAAAGGCAATCGCTCACTGGATGCCCTGAAAGAGCTATTCGGCTGA
- a CDS encoding cytochrome c5 family protein: MSQKKFAGLIAALLGSALLLSGCGSDEPAEYTAEQEKAIVDRIAPVGEVAMEGDAIAAAPVAAAPAGPRSGEDIYKKSCFACHATGASGAPKLGDAAAWKPRADQGMETLLKHAWNGFNAMPPKGTCFDCSEDEIKAAIQHMLDSLK; the protein is encoded by the coding sequence ATGAGCCAAAAGAAATTTGCGGGATTGATTGCCGCCTTGTTGGGGTCGGCCCTGCTGCTGTCCGGTTGTGGCAGTGACGAGCCGGCGGAATACACTGCTGAACAGGAAAAGGCGATTGTCGACCGTATTGCCCCTGTTGGTGAAGTAGCTATGGAAGGTGATGCGATTGCCGCTGCTCCGGTAGCTGCCGCTCCTGCTGGCCCGCGTTCCGGTGAAGATATCTACAAAAAGTCCTGTTTTGCCTGCCATGCCACCGGTGCTTCCGGTGCGCCAAAGCTGGGCGACGCAGCTGCCTGGAAGCCGCGTGCGGATCAGGGCATGGAGACTTTGCTCAAGCATGCCTGGAACGGTTTCAATGCCATGCCGCCGAAAGGTACCTGCTTTGACTGTAGTGAAGATGAGATCAAAGCTGCTATTCAGCACATGCTTGATAGCCTGAAGTAA
- a CDS encoding methylenetetrahydrofolate reductase, whose amino-acid sequence MTQISVELVPRSYQHLDHDCSGLQESFPYLDTVNIPDLLRMPIHSWEACRYTGRYFQRNIPHLRARDFNLDHPEFLESAIAGFHEVLVVSGDPPQGFSRSIYSTTCLDLIRYIRSTHPDKKIIAGLDPYRQNLQKELDYTQQKVMAGASCFFTQPFFSLTLLKAFYEVLSGLEVYWGVSPVIGEKSKNYWQHTNQVVFPPGYSFTLMGNQQFARRVMQFVSENDTNIYFMPIRVDTVEYLHGVL is encoded by the coding sequence ATGACGCAAATTTCCGTCGAGTTGGTGCCGCGCTCTTATCAACACCTGGACCATGATTGCTCCGGGTTGCAGGAATCATTTCCCTATCTGGACACAGTCAATATTCCCGATCTACTTCGAATGCCAATTCACAGCTGGGAGGCTTGTCGCTATACAGGGCGCTATTTCCAGAGAAATATCCCCCATTTGAGGGCTCGGGACTTTAATCTGGATCACCCCGAATTCCTTGAGAGTGCCATCGCCGGTTTCCATGAGGTGCTGGTCGTATCGGGAGACCCGCCTCAGGGCTTTTCCCGATCAATCTATTCCACAACTTGTCTGGACTTGATTCGGTATATTCGTAGTACTCACCCGGATAAAAAAATAATCGCCGGACTAGACCCTTACCGACAAAACTTGCAGAAAGAGCTGGACTATACCCAGCAAAAAGTGATGGCAGGGGCCAGCTGTTTTTTTACCCAGCCATTTTTTTCCCTGACGTTGCTGAAGGCTTTTTACGAAGTGCTTTCTGGTCTTGAAGTGTATTGGGGGGTGTCGCCAGTAATCGGTGAGAAATCTAAAAATTACTGGCAACACACTAATCAGGTGGTATTTCCGCCAGGATACTCGTTTACCCTGATGGGCAATCAGCAGTTTGCACGCCGGGTAATGCAATTTGTGAGTGAAAATGACACCAATATCTACTTTATGCCTATTCGAGTCGACACGGTTGAGTATCTCCATGGCGTTCTTTAA